Proteins found in one Limanda limanda chromosome 18, fLimLim1.1, whole genome shotgun sequence genomic segment:
- the LOC133024433 gene encoding mRNA decay activator protein ZFP36L1-like, producing the protein MTATVISPFLEYGEVANKDNEMFKYSNNNSLGGTRLTPATCSSANHSCNPIESPLDRKVVEAPSPVDLFQRRHSVSLPSTKFIQDQFVNSLKMDPSVLPGNSCSGNNKENYFRERSYSELGDRLRPGNQVCVGVSSQVNPSRYKTELCRPFEENGSCKYGDKCQFAHGLHELRSLSRHPKYKTELCRTFHTIGFCPYGPRCHFIHNAEERRGPPPLSVFNKMVRPRLQHSFSFAGFPSSGGLDDNPTSVTPPTVFSTEDLTVLQSNPFTYSSQELTSLFGQSLDHPLPCKPQGLVPSSPTTPCCFQPTSESPPIPPDSLSDQEGYQSSMGSQSGSESPLLDASRRLPIFSRLSISDD; encoded by the coding sequence GACAATGAGATGTTCAAATACAGCAACAACAATAGTCTTGGTGGAACTCGGCTGACGCCTGCCACATGCTCCAGTGCCAACCATTCCTGCAACCCCATTGAGTCTCCGCTGGACAGGAAGGTGGTGGAGGCCCCCTCTCCAGTAGACCTTTTCCAGCGCCGTCACTCAGTCAGCCTCCCCAGTACGAAGTTCATTCAGGATCAGTTTGTCAACAGCCTTAAAATGGATCCCTCAGTGTTGCCCGGTAACAGCTGCAGTGGCAACAACAAGGAGAACTATTTTCGTGAGCGCTCTTACTCAGAGCTAGGGGACAGGCTACGGCCAGGTaatcaagtgtgtgtgggggtaaGTAGCCAAGTCAACCCTAGCCGTTATAAAACCGAGTTGTGCAGACCCTTTGAGGAGAACGGCTCCTGCAAGTACGGAGATAAGTGCCAATTTGCCCATGGCTTGCATGAGCTGCGCAGCCTCAGCCGTCACCCAAAGTATAAGACTGAGCTGTGCCGCACCTTCCACACAATTGGTTTCTGCCCATACGGCCCTCGCTGCCATTTTATTCACAATGCAGAGGAGCGACGTGggccccctcccctctctgtctTTAACAAGATGGTGCGCCCTCGGCTGCAACACAGCTTCAGCTTCGCTGGCTTCCCCAGCTCAGGCGGCCTGGATGATAACCCCACCTCAGTCACTCCTCCAACAGTGTTCTCCACTGAAGACCTGACGGTGTTGCAGAGCAACCCCTTCACCTACTCAAGCCAGGAGCTTACCAGCCTCTTTGGCCAAAGCTTGGATCACCCACTTCCATGCAAGCCTCAAGGTCTGGTCCCCTCTTCCCCAACCACTCCTTGCTGTTTTCAACCCACATCAGAGAGCCCCCCCATTCCCCCAGACTCTCTGTCTGACCAAGAGGGGTACCAGAGCAGCATGGGCAGCCAGAGTGGCTCTGAGTCCCCCCTCCTGGATGCCTCTCGTCGTCTCCCCATCTTCAGCAGGCTTTCAATCTCTGATGATTGA